A portion of the Podospora pseudoanserina strain CBS 124.78 chromosome 2, whole genome shotgun sequence genome contains these proteins:
- a CDS encoding hypothetical protein (EggNog:ENOG503PHTC; COG:S) codes for MDAQAATEPRTHSDYTVGWVCALPKEQTAATAMLDHRHGDLPKPPNDHNTYTLGSIGNHNIVIACLPKGEIGTNSAATVATSMANAFPSIKIGLMVGIGGGIPPKVRLGDVVISSPVGQYPGVVQWDLGKAKEGGKFERTGSLNNPPASLRTALTKLETEHEMSGSKIPQYLEDLKDKWPNLALKYASRDHLKDPLDVLDDPVRSRRGQTMFLVLLWETILAILRVVLGCWALASMGSGAEQVAGTTVNTAVDRDGGKLRNMRVHYGLIASGNQVIKDATFRDRLDEEFGGHVLCVEMEAAGLMNNFPCIVIRGICDYADSHKNKDWQEHAAAVAAAFAKELLQYVQPSAVVGERPVKDILEQTLKQVHKETSATREDVTQIKSKLGKEEDEEVLDWLTKIDYGPQQSDYLKRRQPGTGQWLLDSEKFKGWLSASNQTLFCPGIPGAGKTILTSVVVDHLGSKFHNDPKIGIAYIYFNFQRQDKQKIDDLLASVLKQIAESQPSVPGSVKDLFDKHKTKRTRPSLDETLRALQSMAATCSRVFIVVDALDECQTSESCRKRFLSELFNLQKMHGINIFATSRSITEIVDRFKTSISLEIRASTADVAQYLEGHISQLPSFVQQDRRLREEITAGISEAVDGMFLLAQIYLNLLYDKMTPNDIRSTLEVFRNQGQGRAEIQKVGALTSAYNQAMMRIVGQMPGCKKLAMEVLAWITCAKRQLTTLELQHALATKPGKSELDDGDLPCIGDMVSVCAGLVTVDENSGIIRLVHYTTQEYLEGTRPRWNPNAELAITTTCVTYLSFTVFETGFCTTDRKLKERLQSNPLYHYAACNWGHHARKAATSSQVVIDFLESKAKVEASSQALMAANWNRSYSAYALLVPRNMTGLHLSGYFGVIEAADELLRSRPGPDLKDTYRRTPLWYAAQNGHEAVVKKLLAAGADVNGATAASFDGQTALQIAAGGGHLEVVEKLLAAGADVNTAAAASGGRTALQAATKGGHLEVVEKLLAAGADVNGATAASFDGQTALQIAAGGGHLEVVEKLLAAGADVNTAAAASGGRTALQAATKGGHLEVVEKLLVAGADVNATAATSGGRTALQAAAEGGHLEVVEKLLVAGADVNAAAAASGGRTALQAAAGGGHLEVVEKLLVAGADINAAAASSGGRTALQAAAEEGFLEVVEKLLVAGADVNAAAAVAFDGRTALQAAAEGGHLEVVEKLLVAGADVNAAAASSGGRTALQAAAEEGFLEVVEKLLVAGADVNAAAAASGGRTALQAAAGGGHLEVVEKLLVAGADINATIAASFGRTALQAAAEEGFLEVANRLKAAGTLR; via the exons ATGGATGCCCAGGCAGCTACCGAGCCCAGAACTCATAGCGACTACACTGTGGGATGGGTCTGCGCTCTGCCCAAAGAACAAACCGCGGCGACAGCTATGTTAGATCACAGGCATGGCGATCTTCCGAAACCACCCAATGATCACAATACGTATACCCTAGGATCCATCGGCAATCATAATATCGTCATAGCCTGCCTGCCTAAAGGCGAGATCGGAACAAATTCGGCGGCGACTGTCGCGACCTCGATGGCCAACGCCTTTCCGTCCATTAAGATCGGTCTAATGGTTGGCATCGGCGGCGGTATCCCACCCAAGGTTCGGCTTGGCGATGTTGTGATTAGCTCACCAGTGGGCCAGTATCCTGGGGTGGTTCAATGGGACTTGGGCAAGGCGAAAGAAGGGGGCAAGTTCGAGCGGACTGGGTCGCTAAACAACCCACCTGCCTCGCTCCGCACTGCCTTAACGAAACTGGAGACCGAACATGAAATGAGCGGATCTAAGATACCTCAGTATCTAGAGGATCTAAAAGACAAATGGCCAAACCTGGCGCTGAAGTACGCCAGCCGTGATCACCTTAAGGACCCTCTGGACGTACTGGACGATCCAGTTCGCAGCCGCAGAGGGCAAACCATGTTCTTGGTACTACTTTGGGAGACAATCCTGGCCATTCTCAGGGTTGTCCTAGGCTGTTGGGCCCTTGCTTCCATGGGGTCTGGGGCCGAGCAAGTGGCGGGCACCACGGTGAACACTGCGGTTGATCGAGATGGCGGGAAGCTGCGAAATATGCGTGTGCATTACGGTCTGATCGCATCTGGTAACCAGGTCATTAAAGACGCTACGTTCCGAGATAGGCTCGACGAGGAGTTTGGTGGCCATGTTCTCTGCGTCGAAATGGAAGCGGCGGGACTAATGAACAATTTCCCGTGCATTGTCATCCGAGGCATCTGTGATTACGCAGATTCGCACAAGAATAAAGATTGGCAGGAGCACGCGGCGGCCGTGGCTGCAGCATTTGCGAAGGAGCTTTTGCAATATGTGCAGCCAAGTGCGGTTGTCGGAGAGCGTCCGGTGAAGGATATATTGGAGCAGACGTTAAAGCAGG TTCACAAAGAGACATCCGCAACTCGAGAAGACGTCACCCAGATCAAGTCCAAATTGGggaaagaggaagatgaagaagtcCTCGACTGGCTCACGAAAATCGACTACGGTCCGCAGCAAAGTGACTACCTTAAGAGACGGCAACCAGGAACCGGGCAATGGCTCCTTGACTCAGAAAAGTTCAAGGGTTGGCTGTCCGCCAGCAATCAGACACTCTTCTGTCCAGGTATCCCCGGGGCGGGAAAGACGATCTTAACGTCAGTCGTGGTTGACCACCTCGGTTCCAAGTTTCACAACGACCCGAAGATCGGCATCGCATACATTTACTTCAATTTCCAGCGGCAAGACAAGCAGAAGATTGATGACTTGCTGGCGAGTGTGCTGAAACAGATAGCCGAGAGCCAACCCTCTGTTCCAGGAAGCGTCAAAGATCTCTTTGACAAGCATAAGACCAAGCGGACGCGGCCATCACTTGACGAAACCTTGAGAGCTCTCCAGTCCATGGCGGCGACGTGTTCGAGAGTCTTTATCGTTGTTGATGCACTTGACGAATGCCAAACATCCGAAAGCTGCCGGAAGAGGTTTCTCTCCGAGCTTTTCAACCTACAGAAAATGCATGGAATAAATATCTTTGCGACATCGAGGTCTATCACGGAGATTGTTGATCGCTTCAAAACCAGCATATCACTGGAGATCCGTGCAAGTACCGCCGATGTGGCACAATATCTGGAAGGTCACATATCGCAGTTACCATCTTTCGTCCAACAGGACCGGCGGCTGCGAGAAGAGATTACGGCGGGGATCTCAGAAGCCGTCGATGGAAT GTTTCTCTTGGCACAAATCTATCTTAATTTGCTTTATGACAAGATGACACCGAATGATATTCGAAGCACATTGGAAGTCTTCCGGAACCAAGGGCAAGGCCGAGCCGAGATACAGAAGGTCGGGGCACTGACCAGTGCGTACAACCAAGCAATGATGAGAATCGTTGGGCAGATGCCGGGTTGCAAGAAGCTTGCGATGGAGGTTCTGGCATGGATCACGTGCGCGAAGAGACAGCTTACCACGTTAGAACTCCAGCACGCCCTCGCAACCAAGCCGGGAAAGTCCGAGCTTGACGACGGAGACTTGCCATGCATCGGAGACATGGTCTCTGTATGTGCTGGACTGGTAACGGTCGATGAAAACAGTGGCATTATCCGGCTAGTTCATTACACAACACAAGAATATCTTGAGGGGACACGGCCGCGATGGAATCCGAATGCAGAATTGGCGATCACGACAACCTGCGTTACCTACCTCTCATTCACCGTCTTTGAGACCGGGTTCTGCACAACGGACCGTAAGCTTAAGGAGCGGTTGCAGTCAAACCCGCTCTACCATTACGCCGCGTGCAACTGGGGGCATCATGCACGTAAGGCTGCAACATCGAGTCAAGTGGTTATTGACTTTCTTGAGAGTAAAGCTAAGGTCGAAGCATCAAGTCAGGCGTTGATGGCCGCCAACTGGAACCGATCATACTCAGCATACGCTCTACTAGTTCCAAGGAATATGACGGGACTGCATTTATCAGGATACTTCGGAGTCATCGAGGCCGCAGATGAGCTCCTTAGGAGTAGACCCGGTCCAGATCTGAAAGATACCTACAGAAGAACGCCGCTGTGGTATGCTGCCCAAAACGGGCACGAGGCCGTTGTTAAGAAGCTGCTCGCAGCAGGAGCCGACGTTAATGGTGCCACTGCTGCTTCTTTTGATGGCCAGACAGCGCTCCAAAtagcagctggaggaggccatctcgAGGTGGTCGAGAAGCTGCTTGCAGCGGGAGCCGACGTTaatactgctgctgctgcttctggtgGCCGGACGGCGCTCCAAGCAGCAACTAAAGGAGGCCATCTCGAGGTGGTCGAGAAGCTGCTCGCAGCAGGAGCCGACGTTAATGGTGCCACTGCTGCTTCTTTTGATGGCCAGACAGCGCTCCAAAtagcagctggaggaggccatctcgAGGTGGTCGAGAAGCTGCTTGCAGCGGGAGCCGACGTTaatactgctgctgctgcttctggtgGCCGGACGGCGCTCCAAGCAGCAACTAAAGGAGGCCATCTCGAGGTGGTCGAGAAGCTACTCGTAGCGGGAGCCGACGTTAATGCTACTGCTGCTACTTCTGGTGGCCGGACGGCGctccaagcagcagctgaaGGAGGCCATCTCGAGGTAGTCGAGAAGCTGCTCGTAGCGGGAGCTGACGTtaatgctgctgctgctgcttctggtgGCCGGACGGCGctccaagcagcagctggaggaggccatctcgAGGTGGTCGAGAAGCTACTCGTAGCGGGAGCCGACATtaatgctgctgctgcttcttctggTGGCCGGACGGCGctccaagcagcagctgagGAAGGCTTCCTCGAGGTAGTCGAGAAGCTACTAGTAGCGGGAGCCGACGTtaatgctgctgctgctgttgcttttgATGGCCGGACGGCGctccaagcagcagctgaaGGAGGCCATCTCGAGGTAGTCGAGAAGCTGCTCGTAGCGGGAGCCGACGTtaatgctgctgctgcttcttctggTGGCCGGACGGCGctccaagcagcagctgagGAAGGCTTCCTCGAGGTAGTCGAGAAGCTACTAGTAGCGGGAGCTGACGTtaatgctgctgctgctgcttctggtgGCCGGACGGCGctccaagcagcagctggaggaggccatctcgAGGTGGTCGAGAAGCTACTCGTAGCGGGAGCCGACATTAATGCTACTATTGCTGCTTCTTTTGGCCGGACGGCGctccaagcagcagctgagGAAGGCTTCCTCGAGGTGGCGAATCGACTCAAGGCAGCCGGCACATTGAGATGA
- a CDS encoding hypothetical protein (EggNog:ENOG503P2GJ) — MSTTSYRTATAGSQWPPSYNSTTAAIGANTDRSIGQPPDFDPPTPPTSRPWSPPVPRSEISTQPWPFSDGGGTTIVDRTVKKRVSATKWFLAGIVVALLIIIAILGGVFGSRLATQNSSSSNGSSGGDSGNEPGGTVSQGKPTAFPDPSGSRGNSGGNATPTSPTGSPLSFSPASRTSTDPRPSDSSPTFESNSVCQGNICPSVLSVAQYASPPTAFLFGLGQDNAVWYRTTNGEKWLSDWESLGGDMISQPSAASLDNNLVDVFVYAKNNTIQTKRFYNGKWNDTWTELGKAITSPPYAVACGDSQMDVAIRGTDGGLYRIYYKPYAGWSGWESHGGGLSSYPVIGCGPGPWRMAVLGFRGTAQPLFTTTWLGAWTGWVEAGGDFRGQLAIASRTIEESFVFGITVKRTMEYYNWTKTGDAETNNLVDLGGSFQSTPVVYVSGPDRLDVLAVGRDDRLKHKALIGQKWAEEWQDLGGAFNSTPAVVSLVRGKVSVYGLGVNGMLFHGTWKVGKEFEWSGGPEWLADGGELSLTGMKFSGV; from the exons atgtcaacaacatcatATCGCACTGCTACCGCGGGAAGTCAATGGCCGCCCTCCTACAACTCTACAACGGCCGCAATCGGGGCTAATACTGACCGATCAATTGGACAACCGCCGGACTTTGACCCTCCGACACCTCCTACAAGTCGTCCTTGGAGTCCACCAGTTCCACGATCCGAGATCTCTACACAGCCATGGCCGTTCAGTGACGGAGGCGGGACTACTATTGTTGACCGAACTGTCAAGAAGAGAGTATCGGCGACAAAGTGGTTCCTGGCTGGGATAGTCGTGGCGCTTCTTATCATCATTGCCATCCTTGGGGGTGTATTTGGAAGTCGCTTGGCAACGCAAAACTCTTCTAG CTCGAATGGCTCTTCTGGGGGTGACTCAGGTAATGAACCCGGAGGAACCGTCAGCCAGGGAAAACCAACTGCCTTTCCCGACCCTTCAGGCAGCCGTGGCAATTCAGGCGGAAACGCAACGCCTACTTCCCCAACCGGTAgccccctttctttctccccAGCTTCACGGACCAGCACTGACCCTCGCCCATCAgactcctcgccaaccttcGAATCCAATTCCGTCTGTCAAGGCAATATCTGCCCCTCTGTCCTCTCCGTTGCGCAGTACGCTTCGCCTcccaccgccttcctcttcggcctcggGCAAGACAACGCGGTATGGTACCGCACCACCAACGGCGAGAAGTGGCTCTCTGACTGGGAGTCACTGGGCGGTGACATGATTTCCCAACCTTCCGCCGCTTCGTTGGATAACAACCTGGTGGATGTGTTTGTTTATGCAAAGAATAACACTATCCAAACGAAAAGGTTTTACAACGGGAAATGGAACGACACTTGGACTGAGCTCGGGAAGGCGATTACCAGTCCGCCCTATGCAGTAGCGTGTGGTGATTCACAAATGGACGTGGCGATCAGAGGGACGGATGGGGGCTTGTATAGGATCTACTACAAGCCGTATGCTGGCTGGTCAGGATGGGAGAgtcatggtggtgggctgtCATCGTACCCGGTTATTGGGTGTGGACCGGGACCGTGGAGAATGGCGGTACTTGGGTTTCGAGGCACAGCCCAGCCGTTATTTACCACCACTTGGCTCGGTGCTTGGACAGGATGGGTCGAGGCAGGGGGGGACTTCAGGGGGCAGCTGGCCATCGCTTCGAGAACAATCGAAGAGAGTTTTGTGTTTGGGATAACGGTAAAGAGAACTATGGAATACTACAACTGGACCAAGACTGGGGATGCGGAAACGAACAACCTGGTGGATTTGGGAGGGAGTTTCCAGTCCACTCCGGTGGTGTATGTTAGTGGGCCGGATAGGCTGGATGTGTTGGCTGTGGGGAGGGATGATAGGTTGAAGCATAAGGCGTTGATTGGGCAGAAGTGGGCGGAGGAGTGGCAGGATTTGGGGGGCGCGTTTAATAGTACACCGGCTGTGGTGTCGTTGGTAAGGGGGAAGGTGTCGGTTTATGGGTTGGGGGTAAATGGCATGTTGTTTCATGGGACGTGGAAGGTTGGGAAGGAGTTTGAGTGGAGTGGGGGGCCGGAGTGGTtggctgatgggggggagttgTCGTTGACGGGGATGAAGTTTAGTGGGGTTTAA
- a CDS encoding hypothetical protein (EggNog:ENOG503PCRR), protein MICADRQAWTGEPEKEMSGPVHWLFKLGTAPASGPQLDWRNFIAQKARLFDHLSHLPSPIAPGSVFAFVPISSYHGVNATTTIEFSASTTSMAPTITERAAFLARLHFGVTVPLLALALVPFCARIYVRIWPVWRLGWDDAFIIAGLVCSIIDWGLLVPEMHIHPGDISMDEVREAVFVAYFAIPIWAISMTLIKTSIVLTLLRLPLKKSWRIGLYVIAAVQVTYCVADIQYLFFKCRPFHAAWDIMVPLRERKCPSLHTDIIVSSIGSAINITTDLLLSVAPMFILWNLRRPLRERVVICILTGMGLFASVASIMKAVVVADWRNVDDQWEMAMSIATWTILEQLISLFAACCPSLKGPIQALLSKCGVSLTRQNTNVSFVHIPSRMRENRLRREAREWLGENDLQPPRRGPSELIAVIDEESERSKNNSSLVLPPLPGSKTLIPQFLLRRQKDGT, encoded by the exons ATGATTTGTGCCGATCGTCAAGCGTGGACCGGGGAgccagaaaaagaaatgtCAGGACCAGTTCACTGGTTGTTCAAATTGGGAACAGCCCCGGCTTCTGGACCTCAACTTGATTGGCGCAATTTCATCGCCCAGAAAGCACGGTTGTTTGATCATCTATCCCATCTTCCATCTCCAATTGCCCCTGGGTCTGTTTTCGCATTTGTTCCCATTTCATCCTACCATGGTGTAAAcgcaaccaccacaatcGAATTCAGCGCCTCAACGACCTCGATGgcacccaccatcaccgagagGGCAGCGTTTTTGGCCCGCCTCCACTTCGGAGTCACCGTCCCACTCCTGGCACTTGCTTTGGTTCCCTTTTGTGCAAGAATATATGTGCGAATATGGCCGGTCTGGAGActgggatgggatgatgcCTTCATTATCGCTGGGCTG GTCTGCTCCATTATCGACTGgggcctcctcgtcccagaGATGCATATACACCCGGGAGACATCAGCATGGACGAAGTTCGAGAAGCTGTCTTTGTGGCATATTTTGCCATTCCGATATGGGCCATCAGCATGACTTTGATAAAGACGTCCATTGTCTTGACTTTGTTGCGATTACCCCTGAAAAAGTCATGGAGGATAGGCCTATACGTGATCGCTGCCGTTCAAGTCACCTACTGCGTGGCCGACATTCAgtatctcttcttcaaaTGTCGACCATTCCATGCTGCCTGGGATATCATGGTCCCTCTGCGCGAGCGAAAATGTCCCAGCCTCCATACAGACATTATAGTCTCCAGCATCGGCTCCGCAATCAACATTACCACCGACCTGTTGCTTTCTGTTGCTCCGATGTTTATCCTTTGGAACCTACGCCGTCCgctgagggagagggtcGTGATATGCATCCTGACAGGGATGGGCTTATTCGCCAGCGTCGCGTCGATCATGAAGGCCGTGGTCGTTGCTGATTGGAGGAACGTGGATGATCAGTGGGAGATGGCCATGTCGATTGCTACCTGGACCATTCTCGAGCAGCTCATCTCGCTTTTTGCTGCATGCTGCCCTTCGCTCAAAGGGCCGATCCAGGCCTTGCTGAGCAAATGCGGTGTCAGTTTGACCAGACAGAATACAAATGTGTCTTTTGTGCACATTCCATCGAGAATGAGAGAGAACcggctgaggagggaggccAGAGAGTGGTTGGGTGAGAACGACTTACAACCTCCACGTCGAGGCCCATCTGAACTTATCGCTGTCATCGACGAAGAAAGCGAACGGTCAAAGAACAACTCTTCGTTGGTGTTGCCTCCTCTTCCGGGTTCAAAGACCCTGATACCTCAGTTTTTGTTGCGCCGCCAAAAGGATGGAACATGA
- the ade5 gene encoding Bifunctional purine biosynthetic protein ADE5,7 (BUSCO:EOG09264G7L; EggNog:ENOG503P2A1; COG:G), whose amino-acid sequence MSDPCKILVFASGNGSNFQALIDAVSSGAIPNSKIIRLIVNKSKAYATTRADNAGIPWEYFNLISHGFRQKGETDPAKLQESRDKYDAALAEKVLKGDYKPDLVILAGWMYVFGKAFLDPLEAEGIKIINLHPALPGKYDGTNAIGRAFEDFKAGKLEDNKTGIMVHYVIAQVDRGAPILVKEIECREGEELEQLEQRIHSHEHELIVEAAAKVAGEILDKKNKTQ is encoded by the exons atGTCAGACCCCTGCAAAatcctcgtcttcgcctCAGGCAACGGCTCCAACTTCCAAGCCCTCATCGACGCCGTCTCCTCGGGCGccatccccaactccaagaTCATCCGCCTCATCGTAAACAAGAGCAAAGCCTACGCCACCACCCGCGCTGACAACGCCGGCATCCCCTGGGAGTACTTCAACCTCATCTCCCACGGCTTCCGCCAAAAGGGCGAGACCGACCCGGCCAAGCTCCAGGAGTCAAGAGACAAGTACGATGCCGCCCTCGCGGAGAAGGTGCTCAAGGGGGATTACAAGCCCGACCTGGTGATTTTGGCCGGGTGGATGTATGTCTTTGGAAAGGCTTTCTTGGATCCGCttgaggcggaggggatCAAGATTATTAACTTGCATCCTGCGCTGCCAG GCAAGTATGATGGCACCAATGCTATTGGGCGGGCGTTTGAGGACTTTAAGGCCGGCAAATTGGAGGACAACAAGACGGGTATCATGGTGCATTATGTCATTGCCCAAGTTGACAGGGGGGCTCCAATTCTGGTGAAGGAGATTGAGTGccgcgagggcgaggagttggagcaGCTGGAGCAGAGGATACATTCTCACGAGCATGAGCTGATCGTTGAGGCGGCTGCCAAGGTGGCAGGTGAGATcctggacaagaagaacaagacacAATAA
- a CDS encoding hypothetical protein (COG:S; EggNog:ENOG503P2C4) has protein sequence MGAINPQEDSYLAQVPVELLLRITRWIRTSDLANVRLSCKCLERNLFNFFAHEFFRKRQFMVSVQSLQTLVSISKHSTLAPFLKHVIICTDRVGNSWEANKLPAEKHRIWLRAKAEQNNLFATGLLRDMLAEAFAALPHLGTVDLRDFNSETRNRDNGSWRSYGAVTLEESIGLKLQTGVDNGQLMSDTYPTRVFTAIISALGASGAQPNTIEVNLRDKNWGLHDSAFAIPPPLEPKLGPILANLKTLHLCFCIKDHFFMIHDFLTMARNVTWLRLNFNHQSSPHDRTELGPVLFKWLEQPESDTPLNDIDRKPVSFPNLERLDIGWISVAPQPLLTLITKFSPTLKHLCLRRVSLCHSERDSQTETNPWVAFFNSLKKVRGIKLRVLELSDIYHGKPKIAHWQDLITFEADQDGSKKPLWAHKNWRGTTDRVSLAAMIKSVNSSMVCPWQHRYSGSDVDMDGDSEDDEDDFSEDDGHDEMDELEE, from the exons ATGGGTGCCATTAATCCTCAAGAGGACTCTTATCTTGCGCAGGTCCCTGTCGAGTTGCTCTTGCGCATCACTCGCTGGATCAGGACCAGTGACCTCGCCAACGTCCGATTGAGTTGCAAGTGTCTCGAGAGGAACCTCTTCAATTTCTTTGCACATGAGTTTTTCCGCAAGAGACAGTTCATGGTCTCTGTCCAAAGCTTGCAGACCCTCGTATCTATCTCCAAGCACAGCACACTTGCTCCCTTTCTCAAGCA TGTCATCATTTGCACGGATCGGGTTGGAAACAGCTGGGAAGCAAACAAACTCCCAGCTGAGAAGCATCGCATTTGGCTACGCGCAAAGGCGGAGCAAAATAATTTGTTCGCTACGGGCCTACTGCGAGACATGCTTGCTGAAGCTTTTGCGGCGCTCCCACATCTCGGAACCGTTGACTTAAGGGACTTCAATTCCGAGACTCGGAATCGAGACAACGGATCTTGGCGGAGTTACGGTGCAGTAACCTTGGAAGAGTCAATAGGCCTGAAGCTGCAGACCGGCGTAGACAACGGGCAACTGATGTCAGACACATACCCCACAAGAGTTTTTACCGCCATTATCTCTGCACTTGGAGCTTCTGGTGCTCAGCCTAATACTATCGAGGTCAACCTAAGGGACAAAAATTGGGGCCTCCATGACAGCGCCTTTGCCATACCTCCGCCCTTGGAACCAAAGCTGGGgcccatcctcgccaacctcaagaCTCTTCATCTATGTTTCTGCATCAAGGACCATTTTTTCATGATCCACGACTTTTTAACCATGGCAAGAAACGTCACATGGCTCCGACTCAACTTCAATCATCAATCATCACCGCATGATCGGACAGAGCTGGGGCCCGTGTTGTTCAAATGGCTTGAGCAGCCAGAATCAGACACTCCTCTCAATGATATCGACAGAAAGCCGGTCTCCTTCCCGAATCTAGAAAGACTTGACATCGGATGGATAAGCGTggcccctcaacccctcctcacGCTTATCACCAAATTCAGCCCAACACTCAAACACCTCTGCCTGCGGCGTGTGTCCCTTTGCCACTCAGAGCGTGACTCACAAACCGAGACGAATCCGTGGGTCGCCTTTTTCAACAGCTTGAAGAAAGTTCGAGGGATCAAGCTAAGGGTGCTGGAGCTGAGTGACATCTATCATGGGAAACCGAAAATTGCGCACTGGCAAGATCTCATCACATTCGAGGCTGATCAGGATGGTTCCAAGAAACCCCTATGGGCCCACAAGAACTGGAGAGGAACAACAGACCGAGTGAGTCTCGCGGCGATGATCAAATCtgtcaacagcagcatggTCTGCCCTTGGCAACATCGATATAGCGGTTCGGACGTGGATATGGATGGTGACTcggaagacgatgaggatgatttCTCGGAAGACGATGGGcatgatgagatggatgagTTGGAGGAGTAG
- a CDS encoding hypothetical protein (EggNog:ENOG503P7R1; COG:S) — protein sequence MSSPPQPCTGFQCPGGCTNQDCPSTWYPYTTQEYTAMFLSYYKFLTTLHYSPSDLKIPPPQGWPNLTREAGMPRYYKTDFAVEVMRHLPYLGGNHHYEYKSIMIDYSTLNPRTSVWFQPNGLGNYPKDDWWEHAWPYDLPAGQKPPRGDSLIPLTVGWESGGIVLILDVQRGKIIEEELRCDNKMYDAQEYFDMMTCKFRNLERVPCDGRILGEFGEMKEREEPVTEEEFLGQDPNEGWGTDLDKAYIKQLYREHGWPDNFLREECFWVVNDLMEMVMETRDDEWEAWDENDFVRARR from the coding sequence atgtcttcaccaccccaaccttGCACCGGCTTCCAATGTCCAGGCGGCTGCACCAACCAAGACTGCCCCTCAACATGGTACCCCTACACGACCCAAGAATACACCGCCATGTTCCTCTCCTACTACAAATTCCTCACAACCCTCCACTACTCTCCGTCAGACCTCAAGattccaccccctcaaggCTGGCCTAATCTCACCCGTGAAGCCGGCATGCCGAGATATTACAAGACTGATTTCGCCGTCGAAGTCATGAGACACCTCCCCTACCTCGGGGGCAATCATCACTACGAGTACAAGTCCATCATGATAGACTACAGCACCTTAAACCCCAGAACATCCGTGTGGTTCCAACCAAACGGCCTGGGAAATTATCCCAAGGATGACTGGTGGGAACATGCGTGGCCCTACGATCTTCCTGCGGGCCAAAAACCGCCGCGAGGAGACTCCCTCATCCCTTTGACCGTCGGATGGGAAAGTGGCGGCATTGTTTTGATCCTGGACGTTCAAAGAGGGAAAATCATCGAAGAGGAGTTGAGATGCGACAATAAGATGTATGATGCACAAGAGTACTTCGACATGATGACATGCAAGTTCAGGAACCTCGAGCGGGTCCCTTGCGACGGGAGGATATTGGGGGAGTTTGGTGAAatgaaagagagagaagagccAGTGACAGAGGAAGAGTTTTTGGGACAGGATCCTAACGAGGGGTGGGGGACAGACCTTGATAAAGCTTATATCAAGCAGCTCTATCGCGAGCATGGGTGGCCAGACAATTTCCTCAGGGAAGAGTGCTTCTGGGTCGTGAATGATTTGATGGAGATGGTCATGGAGACAAGAGACGACGAATGGGAGGCATGGGATGAAAATGACTTCGTGCGTGCGCGACGATAA